From a region of the Thermomicrobium roseum DSM 5159 genome:
- a CDS encoding MFS transporter, with amino-acid sequence MERGQRSEERARLATFMLGHFSVDFMSGLLPALYPLLARELGLDYSQIGTLALAYTAAVSLTQPFFGYLADRWGVRRLAPLSLLWSGIFLGLYGLVRRPELLYPFAFLAGFGSGAYHPIGASRAAALAREHQRNTTMSIYTVSGTIGYALGPLAGVILFRVFGLMGTLVTVPIGLLAAALVRWGLGHFAESLAPSDRRSGGETRQAIAWRALLPILAVVMLRSWAFMTVATFAPVWYRELGYEVLYGVVATVIVASGAAGTLLGGFLADRLGSWRVLLGSLGLAIPALLAFAATTSPLGLLAAASFGLLADASISITLVAAQRLLPGRAGVASGFILGMGFVTGGIGAPVTGWIADRISLQAALGLTALALVAALALCWSIPATALRRPALAPVGSRS; translated from the coding sequence ATGGAACGCGGGCAACGCTCGGAAGAGCGAGCACGACTGGCGACCTTCATGCTCGGTCACTTCAGCGTCGATTTCATGAGCGGGCTCCTGCCAGCCCTCTACCCACTGCTCGCGCGCGAACTCGGTCTCGATTACAGCCAGATCGGCACCCTCGCCCTGGCCTACACTGCGGCTGTCTCGCTGACGCAGCCGTTTTTCGGTTACCTGGCGGATCGCTGGGGTGTGCGGCGGCTCGCGCCGCTGAGTCTCCTGTGGTCCGGCATCTTCCTCGGCCTATACGGTCTCGTCCGTCGCCCGGAACTGCTCTACCCGTTCGCCTTCCTGGCCGGGTTCGGATCGGGCGCGTACCACCCGATCGGCGCATCGCGGGCCGCGGCGCTCGCCCGGGAGCACCAGCGGAACACGACGATGTCGATCTACACCGTGAGCGGCACCATCGGCTATGCACTCGGCCCCTTGGCCGGGGTGATCCTCTTCCGCGTCTTCGGGCTCATGGGCACGCTCGTCACCGTCCCGATCGGGCTCCTCGCCGCCGCCCTCGTTCGGTGGGGACTCGGCCATTTCGCCGAGTCGCTTGCACCGTCGGACCGCCGGAGCGGCGGCGAGACTCGTCAGGCGATCGCCTGGCGAGCGCTCCTGCCGATCCTCGCAGTGGTCATGTTGCGGAGCTGGGCCTTCATGACCGTCGCCACCTTCGCCCCAGTGTGGTATCGCGAACTCGGCTACGAAGTGCTCTACGGTGTCGTCGCGACCGTCATCGTGGCCAGTGGAGCCGCCGGGACACTCCTCGGCGGTTTCTTGGCGGACCGCCTCGGCTCCTGGCGCGTCCTATTGGGTTCGCTCGGGCTGGCGATCCCTGCCCTCCTCGCCTTTGCCGCGACGACGAGCCCGCTCGGCCTGCTCGCCGCGGCCAGCTTCGGTCTTTTGGCCGATGCCTCTATCTCCATCACGTTGGTCGCAGCGCAGCGCTTGCTGCCTGGTCGCGCCGGCGTCGCCTCCGGTTTCATCCTCGGGATGGGCTTCGTCACCGGCGGGATCGGCGCACCCGTGACCGGTTGGATCGCCGATCGGATCAGCTTGCAGGCAGCGCTCGGCCTGACCGCATTGGCACTGGTTGCCGCGCTCGCACTCTGCTGGTCGATCCCGGCCACAGCCCTGCGGCGACCGGCGCTCGCACCTGTAGGCAGCCGCTCCTGA
- a CDS encoding cupin domain-containing protein → MMGQAVDTRSLPVMPFGPFTLRPFAGDQLMLVRVEAPAGAKTPAHAHPHEQMCLVISGRLRFRIGDEERVLGPFEAIHIPSGMEHEAEALEAVVFYDIFHPVREDYLERLAASDECA, encoded by the coding sequence ATGATGGGCCAGGCGGTCGATACGCGTTCGCTTCCCGTCATGCCGTTCGGCCCATTCACCTTGCGGCCGTTCGCCGGCGATCAGCTCATGCTCGTCCGCGTGGAGGCACCAGCCGGGGCGAAGACGCCGGCGCATGCTCATCCGCACGAACAGATGTGTCTCGTCATCAGTGGCCGGCTGCGCTTCCGCATCGGTGACGAGGAGCGGGTGCTCGGGCCGTTCGAGGCGATCCATATTCCTTCGGGTATGGAACACGAGGCAGAGGCGCTCGAAGCGGTCGTCTTTTACGATATCTTTCATCCGGTTCGGGAGGACTATCTGGAGCGGCTCGCTGCGTCCGACGAGTGCGCCTGA
- the metE gene encoding 5-methyltetrahydropteroyltriglutamate--homocysteine S-methyltransferase — MAQSSVLGYPRIGKQRELKRALERYWAGEADAAALQETARAVREAAWRVQFQAGIDQIPCNDFSLYDHVLDTICLVGLVPSRFGSAEPEVSLPTYFAMARGAPGVPALELTKWFDTNYHYLVPEFDAPGPRLASAKPFLEFAEATSLLGRPAKPVLLGPISLLLLGKYHQRPLREHLEQLLPIYQEVLERLARAGAEWVQMDEPVLVQDRSDEELQLLRAAYRVLGEASARPKLMLQTYYGSLDDASWDVVMSLPIEGIGLDFVRDDGNRALLNRHGFPQGKVIGAGVVNGRNIWRTNLVEALEKLEEIAEHVEPERIWVQPSCTLLHLPHDVRLETKLPAAVRALLAFAEQRLEELVILTRALNEGRAAILEELEQNAEAFRLALDEVRVYRRDVRERLAALTEDDFRRQSPYEMREPLQRARFHLPLFPTTTIGSFPQTPDVRQARARWRAGKLSDEDYWGFIRERIAEVIRRQEEIGLDVLVHGEYERADMVEYFAEQLEGFVLTEHGWVQSYGSRVVRPPIIFGDVARPRPMTVEVSRCAQSLTEKPVKGMLTGPVTILNWSFVREDIPRREVAYQIALALRDEVRDLEAAGISMIQIDEPALREGLPLRRADWPEYLEWAVRAFRLASSGVRDDTQIHSHMCYSEFNDIIEAIDALDADVISIENSRSRGELLQAFQEYRYPRQIGPGVYDVHSARIPSVEEMLELLERALAFLRPEQLWVNPDCGLKTRRPEEVWPSLSNMVEAARRLRARFTAQGQ; from the coding sequence ATGGCCCAGAGCTCGGTCCTCGGCTATCCCCGAATCGGCAAGCAGCGTGAACTGAAGCGGGCCCTCGAGCGTTACTGGGCCGGTGAGGCTGATGCAGCGGCCTTGCAGGAGACGGCTCGAGCAGTCCGCGAAGCGGCGTGGCGTGTGCAGTTCCAGGCCGGGATCGATCAGATTCCCTGTAACGATTTCAGCCTCTACGACCATGTCCTGGATACGATCTGTCTGGTCGGGCTCGTGCCGTCCCGGTTCGGCTCGGCCGAGCCAGAAGTCAGTCTGCCGACCTACTTCGCCATGGCGCGGGGGGCACCGGGTGTTCCAGCGCTCGAGTTGACGAAGTGGTTCGATACCAACTACCACTATCTCGTACCGGAATTCGATGCGCCTGGTCCGCGTCTGGCCAGCGCCAAGCCCTTCCTCGAGTTCGCCGAGGCGACGTCGCTCTTGGGACGACCGGCCAAGCCGGTTCTGCTGGGCCCGATTTCGCTTTTGCTCCTCGGCAAGTATCACCAGCGGCCGTTGCGCGAGCACCTGGAGCAATTGCTCCCGATCTACCAGGAGGTCTTGGAGCGGCTCGCACGGGCTGGTGCCGAGTGGGTCCAGATGGACGAGCCGGTTCTCGTGCAGGATCGCAGCGACGAAGAGTTGCAGCTGCTCCGGGCAGCCTATCGCGTGCTCGGCGAAGCGAGCGCTCGTCCGAAGCTGATGCTGCAGACCTACTATGGCAGTCTCGACGATGCGAGTTGGGACGTCGTCATGAGTCTGCCGATCGAAGGGATCGGTCTGGACTTCGTGCGGGACGACGGTAACCGAGCTTTGCTCAACCGGCACGGCTTCCCCCAGGGGAAGGTGATCGGTGCGGGAGTCGTGAATGGGCGCAACATCTGGCGAACGAATCTTGTGGAAGCTCTCGAGAAGCTGGAAGAGATCGCCGAGCATGTGGAGCCGGAGCGTATCTGGGTCCAGCCGTCCTGCACGCTCTTGCATCTCCCGCACGACGTGCGACTGGAAACCAAGCTCCCGGCTGCAGTGCGCGCATTGCTGGCGTTCGCTGAGCAACGACTGGAAGAGTTGGTGATCTTGACGCGTGCACTCAACGAGGGACGTGCAGCCATTCTGGAAGAGCTCGAGCAGAACGCGGAGGCGTTTCGCCTGGCGCTGGACGAGGTTCGGGTCTACCGGCGCGACGTGCGCGAGCGGCTGGCTGCGCTCACCGAGGACGACTTCCGGCGCCAGTCGCCGTACGAGATGCGCGAACCGCTCCAGCGGGCGCGCTTCCACCTTCCCCTCTTTCCGACGACGACGATCGGCAGCTTTCCGCAAACGCCGGACGTCCGCCAGGCCCGTGCACGCTGGCGTGCCGGCAAGCTCTCGGATGAGGACTATTGGGGGTTCATCCGCGAGCGGATCGCCGAGGTCATCCGGCGTCAGGAGGAGATCGGGCTGGATGTCCTGGTGCACGGCGAGTACGAGCGTGCCGACATGGTGGAGTACTTCGCCGAGCAACTGGAAGGATTCGTCCTGACCGAACATGGCTGGGTGCAGTCGTACGGGAGCCGCGTGGTCAGACCGCCGATCATCTTCGGTGATGTGGCGCGACCACGACCGATGACAGTTGAAGTGAGTCGGTGTGCGCAGTCGCTGACCGAGAAACCGGTCAAAGGCATGCTGACCGGTCCGGTGACGATCCTGAACTGGTCGTTCGTCCGGGAAGATATCCCGCGACGCGAGGTCGCGTACCAGATCGCGCTGGCGCTGCGCGACGAGGTTCGTGACCTGGAGGCTGCCGGGATCAGCATGATCCAGATCGACGAGCCGGCGCTCCGTGAGGGGCTTCCCTTGCGTCGAGCAGACTGGCCGGAGTACCTCGAGTGGGCCGTGCGCGCCTTCCGCCTGGCGAGTTCGGGCGTTCGTGACGACACGCAAATCCACTCGCACATGTGCTACAGCGAGTTCAACGACATCATCGAGGCGATCGACGCGCTCGACGCGGACGTCATCTCGATCGAGAACAGTCGGAGTCGGGGAGAGCTCCTGCAGGCGTTCCAGGAGTACCGCTACCCGCGGCAGATTGGTCCGGGCGTCTACGACGTCCACTCCGCGCGGATCCCGAGCGTCGAGGAGATGCTCGAGCTGCTGGAGCGTGCGCTCGCATTCCTGCGACCGGAGCAGCTGTGGGTCAATCCGGACTGCGGACTCAAGACCCGGCGTCCGGAGGAGGTTTGGCCATCGCTCAGCAACATGGTCGAAGCCGCGCGCCGACTCCGCGCGCGCTTCACAGCGCAGGGCCAGTGA
- a CDS encoding DUF711 family protein, with protein sequence MRVRAVTVGWTSTWNGGRIVGGEELGRVVERVRAGCAESGLELQSVRLATQPFPTIVAPGETEALASALCRLAEAWGFDYVSMGPVRPRELAWCPSLLEALVAEERLFAALAVTDEKGTLSLPAVRWAAEIIAALSRRTPAGLGNLRFAALTLCPPGIPFFPAAYHDGGPLAFSVAWEAADEVGEAFAGAQSLAEAERRLRERLTARARQLAAVAERLAGEVGARFLGIDVSLAPHPEITRSIAGAIERLGVQPFGGVGTLTVIASLTRVLRDIPVPRTGFCGVMLPVLEDAVLGLRAGYESVSLPLLLAAAAVCGVGLDVVPLPGETTVEQLAAIVLDTATLATRLGKPLTARLMPVPGKRAGEPVEFDFPYFAPARILPVVGTIPSSWFALIDEQNTQGE encoded by the coding sequence GTGCGTGTCAGAGCGGTAACCGTGGGGTGGACGAGCACCTGGAACGGTGGGCGGATCGTGGGTGGAGAAGAGCTCGGTCGTGTCGTCGAGCGGGTGCGTGCCGGCTGTGCTGAGAGCGGTCTCGAGCTGCAATCGGTACGGCTGGCCACGCAGCCGTTTCCGACGATCGTCGCTCCGGGGGAGACGGAAGCGCTGGCGAGCGCACTGTGTCGGCTGGCGGAGGCGTGGGGTTTCGACTATGTCTCGATGGGGCCGGTCCGTCCTCGGGAACTCGCCTGGTGCCCGAGTCTGCTCGAGGCATTGGTGGCTGAGGAACGCCTTTTCGCGGCACTCGCAGTGACCGACGAAAAGGGGACGCTCTCGTTGCCAGCAGTCCGCTGGGCTGCCGAGATCATCGCGGCACTCTCCCGCCGAACACCGGCAGGTCTGGGCAATTTACGTTTCGCGGCACTGACACTCTGCCCACCGGGTATCCCGTTCTTTCCGGCAGCGTACCATGACGGTGGACCGCTCGCGTTTTCGGTCGCATGGGAGGCGGCGGACGAGGTAGGCGAGGCCTTCGCCGGCGCGCAGTCATTGGCTGAAGCTGAGCGTCGGTTGCGTGAGCGCTTGACGGCCCGGGCGCGCCAACTCGCTGCCGTTGCGGAACGATTGGCGGGGGAGGTGGGGGCGCGCTTTCTCGGCATCGACGTCTCCCTGGCACCGCACCCGGAGATCACGCGCAGTATCGCTGGCGCGATCGAGCGGCTCGGTGTCCAACCCTTCGGGGGAGTGGGAACGCTGACGGTAATCGCGTCGCTGACGCGCGTTCTGCGCGACATTCCGGTACCGCGCACCGGGTTCTGTGGCGTGATGTTGCCTGTTCTGGAAGACGCGGTGCTCGGGTTGCGAGCGGGCTATGAATCGGTTTCGTTACCGCTTTTGCTCGCTGCGGCAGCGGTCTGCGGCGTCGGGCTCGATGTCGTTCCCTTGCCTGGCGAGACGACAGTCGAGCAGCTCGCCGCCATCGTTCTCGATACCGCGACGCTCGCCACCCGTTTGGGGAAACCACTCACGGCTCGCCTCATGCCTGTGCCAGGAAAGAGAGCTGGAGAACCAGTCGAGTTCGATTTTCCGTATTTCGCGCCGGCGCGTATTCTTCCGGTGGTCGGGACGATTCCGAGCAGCTGGTTCGCTCTGATCGATGAACAGAACACTCAGGGAGAGTGA
- a CDS encoding serine hydrolase: MQRTIEQLIGQVPARVMLLFRDLDEDLEIAYDADRPVVAASTIKLLVLARLYRAFAREQLDPRARVRIASDQVVPGSGVLRWLAEPPPMTLRDLAVLMTIVSDNVAANALIDVLGFAAMEELVVELGLTGTALRRPFWGRAAYPGEPENLVTARDLATLLAALELGHIVPEGHWLDDLRMLLRAQQFRDIIPARLPEAVIVGNKTGTLLGSVHDAALLWAPFGRAVLVLLTSGVTDFEATRRALADLAKEVVDHWQQARQRGNSTRGGR, from the coding sequence ATGCAGCGAACGATCGAGCAACTCATCGGACAGGTACCTGCCCGCGTCATGCTCCTCTTTCGCGACCTCGACGAGGATCTCGAAATCGCGTACGACGCCGACCGTCCCGTCGTGGCCGCGAGCACGATCAAGCTCCTGGTGTTGGCCAGACTCTATCGCGCCTTCGCGCGCGAGCAGCTCGATCCGCGAGCCCGCGTGCGGATCGCCTCCGATCAGGTCGTGCCCGGCAGCGGGGTCCTGCGCTGGTTGGCCGAGCCGCCCCCGATGACGCTCCGCGACCTGGCTGTTTTGATGACGATCGTGAGCGACAACGTCGCAGCGAATGCGCTCATCGACGTGCTCGGCTTCGCGGCGATGGAGGAACTCGTTGTCGAACTCGGCCTCACCGGCACCGCACTGCGACGCCCGTTCTGGGGACGGGCAGCCTACCCCGGCGAGCCGGAAAATCTGGTGACCGCCCGCGATCTCGCCACGCTCCTCGCTGCTCTGGAACTCGGTCACATCGTCCCAGAAGGACATTGGTTGGACGATCTCCGCATGCTGCTCCGCGCACAGCAATTTCGGGACATCATTCCGGCGCGCCTGCCGGAAGCGGTCATCGTCGGCAACAAGACCGGTACGCTCCTCGGCTCCGTGCACGATGCTGCCCTGCTTTGGGCCCCGTTCGGACGGGCTGTTCTCGTGCTGCTCACCAGCGGGGTGACCGATTTCGAAGCGACCCGACGCGCGCTCGCTGATCTGGCCAAAGAGGTCGTCGATCACTGGCAACAGGCTAGGCAACGAGGCAATTCGACGAGAGGAGGACGCTGA
- a CDS encoding PIG-L deacetylase family protein translates to MSDLQLRHVGTPPAAQRVLVIGAHPDDPEFFCAGAIARWIAAGTIVHYVVVTSGDKGIPEDWTDPRPFVTVRENEQLAAAEELGVQGVTFLRLPDGEVFDTLDLRAQLTGEIRRFRPDIVLTHDPLTRLYRQHPDHRAVGAAALAAAFPASRLATFFPEQREAGLEPHTVRVALLFGTDRPDTFIDIAPVFERKLAALRRHTSQASAFPGGLETRVRMRAREAGAPAGLELAEAFLWVDLE, encoded by the coding sequence ATGTCCGATCTCCAGCTGCGCCATGTCGGGACACCGCCAGCAGCGCAGCGCGTCCTGGTGATCGGTGCCCACCCCGATGATCCGGAATTCTTCTGTGCCGGGGCGATCGCCCGCTGGATCGCTGCCGGGACGATCGTCCACTATGTCGTCGTGACATCGGGCGACAAGGGAATACCAGAGGACTGGACTGATCCTCGTCCCTTCGTCACCGTTCGCGAGAACGAACAGCTCGCTGCCGCTGAAGAACTTGGTGTGCAAGGTGTGACGTTCTTGCGTCTCCCTGATGGTGAAGTGTTCGATACGCTCGACCTGCGTGCTCAACTCACTGGAGAAATTCGGCGTTTTCGTCCCGACATCGTCTTGACACACGATCCGCTGACGCGACTCTACCGCCAGCATCCTGATCACCGCGCGGTGGGAGCAGCGGCCCTGGCAGCGGCTTTCCCAGCGAGCCGCTTGGCCACCTTCTTCCCTGAGCAACGGGAAGCTGGGCTTGAGCCCCATACCGTTCGAGTCGCCCTGCTCTTCGGCACCGACCGGCCCGATACCTTCATCGACATTGCACCCGTTTTCGAACGGAAGCTCGCTGCGCTCCGCCGTCATACCAGTCAAGCCAGCGCATTCCCGGGAGGGTTGGAGACCCGGGTACGGATGCGCGCCCGCGAGGCAGGCGCACCAGCGGGGTTGGAACTCGCCGAAGCATTCCTGTGGGTCGACCTCGAGTGA
- a CDS encoding LLM class flavin-dependent oxidoreductase, with product MTVLERRDDPVNAFRRELAVIPRLVGWIRGSGVHGEWKVPTVRERTSLAFGLNIDPVIDRPWEIEALAQLADTAGIALVAMQDHAYNPRFAETWTVLTAVALRTQRVHVLMNVATLALRPAPMLAKAAATLDRLTGGRVELGLGSGGIWDGIAAMGGPRWSPGEALAAIEDALRLCRLLWERAKSGEPVTYEGPIFRVDHLVFGPAPTRPIPLWVGAIKPRALRLAGELADGITVSTPYVLPEKLPQVNQWVNEGAERVGRDPATIRRLYNLLGVLDVPGGRSYRVNRPGLLGGPADAWADAIARFAELGMDTFVFWPVAGDYLAQARHFVEEVIPRVRDRVGSP from the coding sequence ATGACAGTGCTCGAGCGACGCGACGATCCGGTAAACGCGTTCCGGCGCGAGTTGGCCGTCATCCCACGACTGGTCGGGTGGATACGGGGAAGCGGTGTGCATGGGGAATGGAAGGTACCGACGGTGCGTGAGCGAACGAGCTTGGCCTTCGGACTGAACATCGACCCAGTCATCGATCGTCCATGGGAAATCGAAGCACTGGCCCAACTCGCAGATACCGCTGGCATCGCCCTGGTGGCGATGCAAGATCACGCCTACAACCCACGCTTCGCTGAGACGTGGACAGTCCTGACAGCCGTTGCGCTTCGGACCCAGCGCGTCCATGTTCTGATGAATGTGGCCACACTCGCTCTCCGTCCAGCGCCGATGCTGGCAAAAGCAGCAGCGACCCTCGACCGCTTGACCGGAGGGCGGGTCGAGTTGGGATTAGGATCCGGTGGAATTTGGGACGGCATCGCCGCGATGGGAGGACCCCGTTGGTCGCCGGGTGAGGCGCTCGCAGCGATCGAGGATGCGTTGCGACTCTGCCGACTCCTGTGGGAGAGGGCAAAGAGCGGCGAGCCGGTCACCTACGAGGGCCCTATTTTTCGCGTCGATCATCTCGTGTTCGGGCCCGCCCCGACTCGCCCGATCCCGCTCTGGGTCGGTGCGATCAAACCGCGAGCGCTCCGACTCGCCGGTGAGCTGGCCGATGGCATCACTGTCTCGACACCCTATGTTCTCCCGGAAAAGTTACCGCAGGTGAACCAGTGGGTGAACGAAGGTGCCGAACGAGTTGGTCGCGACCCTGCCACCATCCGTCGGCTCTATAACCTGCTCGGGGTGCTCGACGTTCCCGGAGGCCGTTCCTATCGCGTGAACCGGCCCGGACTGCTCGGTGGGCCAGCTGATGCCTGGGCAGACGCCATCGCGCGTTTCGCTGAACTCGGTATGGACACGTTCGTCTTTTGGCCGGTAGCCGGCGATTATCTGGCCCAGGCTCGCCACTTCGTCGAGGAGGTGATCCCGCGCGTGCGGGATCGGGTCGGGTCCCCGTGA
- a CDS encoding DsbA family oxidoreductase — MASPRLRRVAARHPEVQFVHRCFALAPTPEAIVALFGSKERGKAEILEHWRMANRYDDEHRFRPDLMATRPFDYPYSLPGLRACKAAEVLGGQAAHWDLFDRIQQAHLIECRNIADEIVLRECAADVGLNVQAWEEAYRSQTVLDAVRADLSRARELRVWAVPTLVAAGEYVSSGARSEAQYEAWLHAVMEQLGRVPQ, encoded by the coding sequence GTGGCGTCGCCACGGTTGCGGCGAGTAGCGGCGCGTCATCCTGAGGTCCAGTTCGTGCACCGGTGCTTTGCGTTGGCACCGACACCAGAGGCGATCGTCGCCCTCTTCGGCTCGAAGGAGCGAGGCAAAGCCGAAATCCTCGAGCACTGGCGAATGGCCAACCGATACGATGACGAGCACCGCTTCCGACCCGATCTGATGGCGACACGACCGTTCGATTATCCGTACTCGTTACCTGGTCTCCGTGCCTGCAAGGCAGCCGAAGTGCTGGGTGGCCAAGCTGCGCATTGGGATCTGTTCGATCGGATTCAGCAGGCGCATTTGATCGAATGCCGCAATATTGCCGACGAGATCGTCCTGCGCGAGTGCGCAGCTGACGTCGGCTTGAATGTCCAGGCGTGGGAAGAGGCGTACCGGAGTCAGACTGTCCTCGACGCTGTGCGGGCAGATTTGTCCCGTGCGCGGGAACTCCGTGTCTGGGCGGTGCCGACGCTGGTCGCCGCTGGCGAGTATGTCTCGAGCGGCGCGCGCAGCGAAGCGCAGTACGAGGCTTGGTTGCACGCGGTGATGGAACAGCTGGGTCGCGTGCCTCAGTGA
- a CDS encoding DoxX family protein: MEWAFLAGRVIFGLFFVINGVNHFAMWRAMSGYAASKGVPAPQAAVIITGIMLLLGGASVATGYQPVIGNLLLIIFLVPVAFWMHNFWAESDPMMRANQMAHFLKNLALAGAALALLGVPTPWPLSLGS, from the coding sequence ATGGAGTGGGCCTTTTTGGCTGGTCGAGTGATTTTCGGGCTCTTCTTCGTGATCAACGGCGTCAATCACTTTGCGATGTGGCGAGCGATGAGTGGCTATGCTGCATCCAAAGGAGTTCCAGCCCCGCAGGCCGCGGTCATCATCACCGGGATCATGCTGCTTCTCGGTGGTGCGAGCGTCGCGACCGGGTACCAGCCGGTCATCGGTAATCTCCTTCTCATCATCTTTCTCGTGCCGGTTGCCTTTTGGATGCACAACTTCTGGGCGGAGAGCGATCCCATGATGCGGGCCAATCAGATGGCACACTTCTTGAAGAATCTCGCGCTGGCTGGCGCAGCGCTCGCTCTCCTCGGGGTGCCGACGCCGTGGCCGCTCAGCTTGGGGAGCTGA
- a CDS encoding YceI family protein: protein MTTVAPELTGLARWEIDPAHSQITFAVRHLMVTTVRGQFKSFSGWVEFDPAHPESGKVEVTIDAASIDTREERRDAHLRSADFLDVEHYPTITFVSKRIEPLGGNRYRVVGDLTIRGVTKEVALDAEFHGVAKDPWGGVRAGFEARTKINRHDFGASWNVALEAGGWLVGDTVDVFIEVELVRKDAV from the coding sequence GTGACGACGGTCGCGCCGGAACTTACAGGTTTGGCCCGTTGGGAGATCGATCCGGCTCACAGCCAAATCACGTTCGCGGTTCGGCACCTCATGGTGACGACCGTGCGTGGACAGTTCAAGTCGTTCTCGGGATGGGTCGAGTTCGATCCAGCGCATCCAGAGAGTGGCAAGGTCGAGGTGACGATCGATGCAGCGAGTATCGATACGCGCGAGGAACGACGGGACGCGCATCTTCGCTCAGCGGATTTCCTCGACGTCGAGCACTATCCGACGATCACCTTCGTGAGCAAGCGCATCGAGCCACTCGGAGGAAACCGTTACCGAGTCGTCGGTGATCTCACGATTCGCGGGGTGACCAAGGAAGTCGCCCTCGATGCGGAATTCCACGGTGTCGCCAAGGATCCGTGGGGTGGTGTACGCGCCGGGTTCGAGGCGCGGACGAAGATCAACCGGCATGATTTTGGAGCCAGCTGGAACGTGGCTCTGGAAGCCGGTGGCTGGCTGGTCGGTGACACAGTCGACGTGTTCATCGAGGTCGAGTTGGTGCGCAAGGATGCGGTGTGA
- a CDS encoding winged helix-turn-helix transcriptional regulator, with protein sequence MMRRESSHEATCPIARAARLLGDHWVLLILRELGRGNRRFQELLLATGISPAVLSQRLRYLEAEGLVSRHAYAEVPPRVEYALTEKGRAALPLIDQLREYGERWLNPEPPETDDLDFVESASAEA encoded by the coding sequence ATGATGCGACGCGAGAGCTCCCACGAAGCCACCTGTCCGATCGCACGCGCAGCCCGACTGCTCGGTGACCACTGGGTACTCCTCATACTCCGCGAACTCGGTCGAGGGAACCGTCGTTTCCAGGAACTTCTGCTCGCAACCGGAATCAGCCCTGCGGTACTCTCTCAACGCTTGCGGTACCTGGAAGCCGAAGGGCTCGTCTCCCGCCACGCGTATGCCGAAGTTCCACCACGCGTCGAGTATGCGCTCACCGAAAAGGGGCGGGCCGCTCTTCCGCTCATCGATCAACTGCGCGAATATGGCGAACGCTGGCTGAATCCGGAACCTCCCGAGACCGACGACCTCGACTTCGTCGAGTCAGCTTCAGCCGAAGCGTGA
- a CDS encoding cobalamin-binding protein translates to MRIVSLLPSLTEICWALGLADELVGVTHECDYPPLVRCKPRVTRSLLPPNLSHAEIDAAVRERTAARLPLYALDTELLATLQPDLILTQALCPVCAISIDDVCQLAATLPGPPRVLSVEPTTLEEILISVELVARETGRERTARAIVSALRQRLAWISARLAGRTEEPRVVCLEWLEPPIVAGHWVPEMVAAAGGRDVLGIAGQPSYTVTWDQVAAAEPDILVAMPCGYTLSETVDLAHQLLGHPIIQSIPAVQRGALWAVDASAYFSRPGPRVVRGVEILAAILHPERCSSDVQRLAVPVRTGTPLAPA, encoded by the coding sequence GTGCGCATCGTCTCGCTGTTACCGAGTCTCACCGAGATCTGCTGGGCACTGGGGCTCGCCGACGAACTCGTCGGTGTGACTCACGAATGCGACTATCCGCCCCTGGTGCGCTGCAAACCGCGTGTCACTCGCAGCCTGCTGCCGCCGAACCTCAGCCACGCGGAGATCGATGCAGCGGTCCGCGAGCGCACAGCCGCACGGTTGCCGCTCTATGCGCTCGATACGGAACTCCTGGCCACCCTGCAGCCGGATCTCATCTTGACCCAAGCGCTCTGCCCGGTCTGTGCTATCTCGATCGATGACGTTTGCCAGCTCGCGGCTACTCTTCCCGGTCCACCGCGCGTGCTCTCGGTCGAACCAACAACGCTCGAGGAAATCCTGATCTCGGTCGAACTCGTCGCTCGCGAGACGGGGCGCGAGCGAACGGCACGAGCCATCGTTTCGGCACTGCGCCAGCGGCTCGCCTGGATCTCGGCGCGACTCGCTGGTCGCACAGAAGAGCCGCGAGTTGTCTGCCTGGAATGGCTCGAGCCCCCGATCGTCGCGGGTCACTGGGTTCCGGAAATGGTCGCGGCAGCGGGCGGCCGAGACGTACTGGGTATCGCCGGACAACCCTCGTACACCGTAACCTGGGATCAGGTTGCAGCCGCCGAGCCGGATATCCTGGTCGCCATGCCTTGTGGGTACACCCTTTCCGAGACGGTCGATTTGGCTCACCAACTCCTCGGCCACCCGATCATCCAGTCGATCCCGGCTGTCCAGCGAGGTGCGCTCTGGGCCGTGGATGCCTCAGCCTACTTCAGTCGCCCCGGTCCACGCGTCGTGCGCGGCGTCGAAATTCTCGCCGCCATCTTGCATCCGGAACGCTGCAGCAGCGACGTGCAGCGCCTCGCCGTTCCCGTGCGTACCGGTACACCGCTGGCTCCAGCATGA